In Pontibacillus halophilus JSM 076056 = DSM 19796, the sequence ATCGAGCTATTCGTGGACCACCCACATCACTGGGATGGATTATTGTTCTAATCATTATCTAAGTTAAGTTCTAATTGATCCACTAATCCGAAAACCCGGTTAAATTTTTTATTGAATTCTTCCCAATTATCAGATGCTTGCATTAATGTAGTTACTTTTAGTAAATGTTTTTCTAGATGAATGTTACCTATATCTTCAGTTAAAAACTGATGATGTCTCCACCTTCTTCTTCCGGGAGCAACTACAGGATTATTTTTTTGTAGTTCTTCTTTTACTCCAGGAGGAAGATGATCATAAACATATTTATTAGTATAAATGCCTACTATACCTGGTTTTTTTGAAGAAGGAGTTGGATAATCCCAACCTCTTAACCTAAATAATTGCTTGTAAAATTCATCCGGAAACCTTTTTGTCCATGGGAGAAGTTCTTTTGATATATATTTTGATAAAAGCTTTTGTAGTTCGCTCCTATCCCGTTCTTCTTGATAACCAGTTGCTTCATCTACTAATGCTACAATCCCTAACTTTGATAAACTTCGTACTAATATTTCACTAGCTTTCGCTAAACTCTCTTGTTGTTTCGTTAATACACCATCTAATCGTGCTGCTAAATAAACATTACATAGAAAGGGGATAATATTTGCTTTATATCCTTCGACTTCCCGTCCATTCTTAGCTCTGTAATTGACGGGGTTCATTAATATTTCTTTTAGGTCTCCGTTAATGTATTCTGTAAGGCTTTATGAGAGTACTAGAGGGAAATTAATATAGCCTTTACAATTAGTCAGATGTATACTGATTTGACTTATTTAAGGAAATAGTATACATTCTAGGTAGTTGCTCCTAGAGCACTAGCTCTTTATAAGTAAACTAACACTATATATCCAACGGGAAAAACCCGCCTAAGACCAAGTCTTATAGATTACTATAAGTCTGTCTCTAGGCGGGTTTTTTTGTGTTCAAGAAGAAGTGGGCGCTGGAAACCCGCTTCAGTTTACGACAAAGCGCTAACTTAACTAATTTCACATGGCTAATTTATCAATGAACACAAATCAAGGAGGAATTTTATTATGGAACAAGCACTGCAACATTTGTCTATGTTACGTCGTAATCGAGAAATCACATCAGGTATCGTCCGTAGTGTAGGTAAGCGGAAAATGCCTGTTGAAGAGGGCGGAAAAATGGTCACAAGAGAAGTAGAGACCGCTATCTTCAATCTTAAAGGTGGATTCGTTGGTTTTTGTCCAATCCATGAGTTCGGAGAGCAAAACTTTTCCTCATTAACCGGGTTTGTTGGAACTACACACGAATTTATTATTGAAGAATTGATTTCTGATGAAGAGTCCGACACACACATCGCCATTGTTAGTGTTAAAAAAGCGGATAAGCAGAAGAAAGAAGCGTTTTGGGACCGCATGAAGCTCGTTGAAGGAGAAGGGGCTCTCGATAAGGAGAACTTTGAGGGATACATCACAGGTTACAGTATGGAAACACGAAAGATCTACGTAAAGGTTAATGGTCAAGACTGCTTCATGAACATGAACGATTGG encodes:
- a CDS encoding P63C domain-containing protein; the encoded protein is MNPVNYRAKNGREVEGYKANIIPFLCNVYLAARLDGVLTKQQESLAKASEILVRSLSKLGIVALVDEATGYQEERDRSELQKLLSKYISKELLPWTKRFPDEFYKQLFRLRGWDYPTPSSKKPGIVGIYTNKYVYDHLPPGVKEELQKNNPVVAPGRRRWRHHQFLTEDIGNIHLEKHLLKVTTLMQASDNWEEFNKKFNRVFGLVDQLELNLDND